The Ziziphus jujuba cultivar Dongzao chromosome 5, ASM3175591v1 genome segment ttctttgttttaatCACCATATGTGAGAAATGTCTTGAAATCTGTAATGTTATCTTTTTCCCTTACAGATTGGTTTGATGGGCTTAATACCTTTATGAGGTATATATGTCATAAGAGCTGGTTGGGTGGGTGGTTTATGCCTCAAAAGAAGAGTTATTTTGCTTTGCAACTTCCGAAAAGATGGTGGGTATTTGGTCTTGATCTGGCACTCCATGGTGATATTGATGTGTACCAATTCAAATTCTTTTCAGAACTAGTAAAGAACAAGGTACTTTCTTCTTTTAGTTctcattgttttaaaattttatttaggtttGTCCATGGAACTTACTTCCAAATTGCTGCCTCTCAAGCATTAAACAAGCACAAAAGTGGAgaggaaattatttttatgtagtgGAAGTTCTCTTAAGTATATTACTAAGACAAATAGTCATTTGAAATTGAGTTCTGTGGGTTTAACTAACTTTAGACTTGGATACATTACAACATTTCGTCTTCCTTTATTTACGAAGGTAGAAACCTAATATAATTTTGTTCCAGTGCTATTCTGATATATGTCCCTATTGGAACAATTGATGCATATATGTGCCTATACAAAAATAGGGAACATGCTACTCCATACgcttctagggttttattttattttatgttttaaattctttttcatattaaacTTCTTAAATATGTAACTGATTGACTTTTGCATGCTTATTGCACGATGTGCAATCAAGGTTGGAGATGGTGATTCTGTGATCGTTATGACACATGAACCGAATTGGCTTCTTGATTGGTACTGGAATGATGTTACTGGAAAGAATATCTCACACCTGATTCGTGATTATTTGAAAGGAAGGTGTAAGCTTCGAATTGCTGGGGACTTGCATCATTATATGCGGCATTCATTTGTTAACTCTGATGGGCCAGTCCAGGTGCAACATTTGCTTGTAAATGGATGTGGTGGGGCTTTTTTACATCCCACTCATGTCTTCAGTAATTTTAAGGAGTTTTATGGAGCTACGTATGAGAGCAAAGCTGCTTATCCTTCTTTTGAAGATTCAAGCAGGGTAATTGGATTTTTGATTTCTGTAATTACACTGCCCTGCTTACCAAGTTTTCCAACATTGATTTGAAATCTTGCTTTTCATTCTAGATTGCACTGGGAAACATTTTGAAGTTTCGAAAAAAGAACTggcaatttgattttattggtGGAATTATATACTTCATTTTGGTCTTTTCTATGTTCCCACAGGTTTGTCTTTTACCAGCTCTTTAGCTATTCAGACTGCTAACGTATTTCCGTTATATTTAggcatcatcatcttctttctttctgtAATGTAGAAAGTTTTAGCTTCTGTACCAAGGTATTTGTTCATGTTACTGAGAAGAtgactgaatttttttttcccccgtcTTTTATAGTGTAAGCTTGACCACATCTTGCAAGATGATACGTGTTCTGGTCACTTGAGGAGTTTCCTTGGCACTGTTTGGAATGCTTTTATATACATGCTGGAACATTCTTATGTCTCTTTAGCTGGTGCTTTGATGTTGCTAGTTGCTGCAATTACGTTCGTGCCCTCCAAAGTGTCACGGAAGAAACGAGCAATTATTGGAGTCATTCATGTTTCTGCACACTTGGCTGCAGCTCTTATTCTTATGTTGCTGTTGGAAATTGGTGTTGAGACATGTATCAGGCATAATCTACTAGCAACTTCAGGCAAGTTTTTGTTATGTGATATTTTTGAGTTTGTAATGGtcaaataatttattctttGTAACAGAGTATCGACTTGATTtcttttgcctcatatttacatatataaactaaaaaaagaagagggtccatttgaaaattaattctaAAGCTTCATTTTACATAATAGGCGTTAGCTTTTCAGATATACACGGAAAgctatattaattttgattacaATTATGTAAGCATCTAAGTTAGTCTTGATTCCGCTTTTTCactttgatggattttattgtTGTAGCTACATGTCAACACATGCATAGATGTTGTaaagaatgaaataaaataaaatatttacgtTACAAGTTATACAAATTAATTGAtgatgtaaatttttttcagGGTATCATAGTTTATATCAGTGGTATCAATCAGTGGAGAGTGAGCACTTCCCAGATCCAACTGGTCTTCGAGCACGTATGGAACAATGGACTTTTGGCCTTTATCCAGCATGCCTCAAGTATCTTATGTCTGCATTTGATGTTCCAGAGGTTCAGAAAAAGCTGTTTATGctgcttttttcttctttgttatcGTTTTATTATGTTCATAAAAGATTATATGTATCAGGTAATGGCTGTCACAAGAACCAATATTTGCAAGAATGGAATGGAGTCACTTTCAAGAGGAGGTGCGGTCATCTATTATGCTTCTATCTTCTTATATTTCTGGGTGTTCTCAACACCCGTGGTTTCCTTGGTGTTTGGGAGTTACTTGTACATCTGCATCAACTGGTTTCACATACACTTTGATGAAGCCTTCTCCTCGCTCCGAATTGCTAATTATAAATCTTTCACTCGGTTCCACATCAAAAGCAACGGTGATCTTGAAGTTTATACACTTGCAGTTGATAAGGTAACCTCTATTGAAATGTATCGAAATATATCTCTCCTCCTCTGGGTTATGGCAAGGCATATGAACATGTGTAGTAATTTTGATAAAAGGATTTATTTAACCAACATTATCGAAAGAATTAGGTTCTCGAATGTTTAGGCATACAATTATGCTCTTTTTTGACAAGCAGGTACCCAAGGAATGGAAGCTGGACCCAGACTGGGATGGAGAGCCTAAACAGGTGTTGAGCCACGCTAGGAAGTTCCCAAGCAAATGGAGTGCAGCTGCTCCTCATCAGGACCCTATACATACTGTTAAAATTGTTGACCACTTTGTGATCCATCAAACAGATAAAGTTGATTCTGGACCATGTAATGGATCAGCCATTTGCTGATCTGGACTCGTCATTCTGtaacattaatttaatttcctcCATTTAGAAAGCAATAgaaaccaagaaaagaaaatggaaaagaattaaaaaaaaaaaaaaaaagtgagggaATTATTCTGTGTATCCCTGTTTGCTAGTTGTTTCATCCAATGGAAAAGACGGGTCAATGTTTGTCAACTAACAGATTGGGTCCACATAGGTATAGGGTACTCGTGTCGCAGATTAGATAATCTAATGATCTAATAGTTAGCAATTAAAGTATGTAATCCGTAGCCTGTAGGTAACCCTTTTACATTTAATcagatgatgatgttgttgttgctgctgttgttgttgttttattttattttttttacacaaTTCATTTGACCAGGGTAGCAATTGCTCAGTTTTTAAGTTTAGGGCATGCATGTCCAGCCATGTGAAACTGTCACCGTGTATGCTACAAAATGAAGACAAATcgtttttcttgttctttggtACATTTTCTAGTTGTCCGTTTCAGAAAAtcgtttctatttttttcttttatcatcatTAATTTTAAGGAAGAATCATTGTGAATGATGATTCAAGTATAGATTTGTTTGATTATAATgtctcaaaattaaatattgtatGATGATTCAGGTACAGATTTGTTTGATTAGAAtggtttatcaaaattaaatgttgtatttaattatttgcgtGAATCCCGTTATCTATGATATTATGTAAGCAATTCATTCAGAATTCTGAGCAAACTACATTTAAAACCTTTATTAGCATTTTAATCTACTAGTAGTATGTTTTTAACCAATAGAAGCCGAACGATTTTTGCATTTAGTATTCCATTGTTGACGAAAAATACACCACACGGCGTGTGTTTCACTGGGCCGGAGAGGGTTAATGAGGACAACGGAGATCAGAttacaatttataaaaaaaagaaaaaaaaaaattgtaaaaaataaaatcgggAAAGGAAGGTGCcgaagaaatttttatttacaccAAGGTTTGGAAGGTGCAGAGGTTAATAATCTGCATTGAGGAAAGTCTCATAAGATGTCCCTTTGAGTGCAGTCTGAACATCGTCCCAATTATCAACTTGACTGGATAAAGGAGCGGTGTGAATCTTAACCTGGAGGCTCTTAAGCTCTCTGTAAGGTAATTTCAGAAACTCTTGAAGATCCTTAAGTTTCTGcacaaggaaaataaattaaacagtgctaattataaaaaagtggtgacagtaaaaaataaataaataaataaataaaaataaaaagtgctaATTATATAATACAAGTAGAAATAAAAAGGATATTACAGTGCGGTTCTTGATAATATCTTCGTAGTAAAGAACTATGTGATAAGTGGTGTTGAAATATTGTATAGCTTTGGCACTTGTTTCATCTGTTTGCTTCAGCTCCGGTATCAgtaatgtggcattgatttTGGGTTTGTATTTAGCTAGTATCTTAGCCTGCAACatacattttaaagaaaaatgagagagagacagagagagaggagaaagaagacaagaagaaaagagaatcaGAGAGAGACCTCCACTGGAGAATGCACGTGAGACTTGTGGGTTCCATTGAGAAGTTTGGCATCTTTGTCATAAGAGTTTGCAAGTACAGAAATCATTCTACGTAGCAAATTTCTTCTGAAAAGGAATATTGCAGCCACTCCATTTCTATTGAAATACTCCACTATCTCTTGGTGATGCTCCATCAGACCCTGTTACGGTGTGAGATACATATATTACGTACCATGCCAACTTtatgaaataatataataattaacaaatttgtATTGAGAAAAActgagattatatatataccaataatTTAAACATTCAATTTGATTTCCATGTTGATATAAGCTTTCCCTCTACATACAGAGATCCTAAAGTATTTAGCTAGCTGCAAATGTATTCAAATCTTaagctccattttttttttttttttaaatttttttcttatgcaTATTAGAGATTAGAGACAATTAAACTTTGGTAAATGgctaccaaaaataaaatccacaGAGCTGGCTTTTATAGAAAGAGTCTGCAAAGTAACCAATAACTCTCCCTATCCTGATGTGCATGTGGGGAGCAGCCTTTTCAAAACTTGGCTTTTCTTAATCGTGAAAAGTACATTCAGTTTCATATAGATAATTGCTGAAGCTGGAGTATTGATTTTGGGAAATTTTCAATAACAAAAACTATAGATGTTACAAGTACTT includes the following:
- the LOC107420920 gene encoding uncharacterized protein LOC107420920 isoform X1; the encoded protein is MGSTKQSVGLLDTLKMERVRTILTHTYPYPHEHSRHAVIAVVVGCLFFISSDNIHTLVEKLDNNIKWWSMYSCLFGFFYFFSSPFIGKTIKPSYSNFSRWYIAWILIAAVYHLPSFQSMGVDMRMNLSLFLAIYVSSILFLLVFHIIFLGLWYIGLVSRVAGKRPEILTILQNCAVLSIACCVFYSHCGNRAILRERPLERRTSNWFSFWKKEERNTWLARFLRMNELKDEVCSSWFAPVGSASDYPLLSKWVIYGELACNGSCAGSSDEISPIYSLWATFIGLYIANYVVERSTGWALTHPLSVQEYEKVKKNQMKPDFLDMVPWYSGTSADLFKTVFDLLVSVTVFVGRFDMRMMQAAMVHDGARQGDLLYDQLSEKDELWFDFMADTGDGGNSSYAVARLLAQPSISVNGGDSLLNLPRGDLLLIGGDLAYPNPSTFTYEGRLFRPFEYALQHPSWYKEGHIAVNKPELPYGVSELKQYDGPQCFVIPGNHDWFDGLNTFMRYICHKSWLGGWFMPQKKSYFALQLPKRWWVFGLDLALHGDIDVYQFKFFSELVKNKVGDGDSVIVMTHEPNWLLDWYWNDVTGKNISHLIRDYLKGRCKLRIAGDLHHYMRHSFVNSDGPVQVQHLLVNGCGGAFLHPTHVFSNFKEFYGATYESKAAYPSFEDSSRIALGNILKFRKKNWQFDFIGGIIYFILVFSMFPQCKLDHILQDDTCSGHLRSFLGTVWNAFIYMLEHSYVSLAGALMLLVAAITFVPSKVSRKKRAIIGVIHVSAHLAAALILMLLLEIGVETCIRHNLLATSGYHSLYQWYQSVESEHFPDPTGLRARMEQWTFGLYPACLKYLMSAFDVPEVMAVTRTNICKNGMESLSRGGAVIYYASIFLYFWVFSTPVVSLVFGSYLYICINWFHIHFDEAFSSLRIANYKSFTRFHIKSNGDLEVYTLAVDKVPKEWKLDPDWDGEPKQVLSHARKFPSKWSAAAPHQDPIHTVKIVDHFVIHQTDKVDSGPCNGSAIC
- the LOC107420920 gene encoding uncharacterized protein LOC107420920 isoform X2; the encoded protein is MGSTKQSVGLLDTLKMERVRTILTHTYPYPHEHSRHAVIAVVVGCLFFISSDNIHTLVEKLDNNIKWWSMYSCLFGFFYFFSSPFIGKTIKPSYSNFSRWYIAWILIAAVYHLPSFQSMGVDMRMNLSLFLAIYVSSILFLLVFHIIFLGLWYIGLVSRVAGKRPEILTILQNCAVLSIACCVFYSHCGNRAILRERPLERRTSNWFSFWKKEERNTWLARFLRMNELKDEVCSSWFAPVGSASDYPLLSKWVIYGELACNGSCAGSSDEISPIYSLWATFIGLYIANYVVERSTGTSADLFKTVFDLLVSVTVFVGRFDMRMMQAAMVHDGARQGDLLYDQLSEKDELWFDFMADTGDGGNSSYAVARLLAQPSISVNGGDSLLNLPRGDLLLIGGDLAYPNPSTFTYEGRLFRPFEYALQHPSWYKEGHIAVNKPELPYGVSELKQYDGPQCFVIPGNHDWFDGLNTFMRYICHKSWLGGWFMPQKKSYFALQLPKRWWVFGLDLALHGDIDVYQFKFFSELVKNKVGDGDSVIVMTHEPNWLLDWYWNDVTGKNISHLIRDYLKGRCKLRIAGDLHHYMRHSFVNSDGPVQVQHLLVNGCGGAFLHPTHVFSNFKEFYGATYESKAAYPSFEDSSRIALGNILKFRKKNWQFDFIGGIIYFILVFSMFPQCKLDHILQDDTCSGHLRSFLGTVWNAFIYMLEHSYVSLAGALMLLVAAITFVPSKVSRKKRAIIGVIHVSAHLAAALILMLLLEIGVETCIRHNLLATSGYHSLYQWYQSVESEHFPDPTGLRARMEQWTFGLYPACLKYLMSAFDVPEVMAVTRTNICKNGMESLSRGGAVIYYASIFLYFWVFSTPVVSLVFGSYLYICINWFHIHFDEAFSSLRIANYKSFTRFHIKSNGDLEVYTLAVDKVPKEWKLDPDWDGEPKQVLSHARKFPSKWSAAAPHQDPIHTVKIVDHFVIHQTDKVDSGPCNGSAIC